A stretch of the Argentina anserina chromosome 6, drPotAnse1.1, whole genome shotgun sequence genome encodes the following:
- the LOC126797792 gene encoding 60S ribosomal protein L28-1-like: protein MATVPGQLIWEIVKKNNSFLVKEFGRSHAGVRFSKEPNNLLNLHSYKQSGLANKKTVTIQPGKEQSVLLATTKTRKQNKPASLLHKSVLKKDFRRMANAVNNQVVKNFYRADLKHAALARLSAVHRSLKVSKSGAKKRNRQAVRIYGRK from the exons ATGGCGACAGTTCCAGGACAACTGATATGGGAGATAGTGAAGAAGAACAACTCTTTTCTGGTGAAGGAGTTCGGCCGGAGCCACGCCGGCGTTAGGTTCAGCAAGGAGCCCAACAACCTCTTGAACCTCCACTCCTACAAGCAATCTG GGTTGGCGAACAAGAAGACGGTGACGATTCAGCCAGGAAAGGAGCAGTCTGTGCTGCTGGCGACGACTAAGACCAGGAAGCAGAACAAGCCTGCTTCTCTGCTTCACAAGTCTGTGTTGAAGAAGGACTTCCGCCGCATGGCCAATGCTGTCAACAACCAG GTGGTAAAGAACTTCTACCGTGCAGATCTGAAGCATGCTGCCCTAGCAAGGTTGAGTGCTGTTCACAGGAGCCTCAAGGTTTCCAAGTCTGGTGCCAAGAAGAGGAACAGGCAGGCTGTCAGAATCTATGGCAGGAAATGA
- the LOC126798324 gene encoding uncharacterized protein At1g51745-like isoform X2 produces MGSSGESGNNGIDGTVGTLVWVRRRNGSWWPGRIVGLDELTEEFVVSPRSGTPVKLLGRDDASVDWYNLEKSKRVKAFRCGEYEECITKAKAAAANPNKKAVKYARREDAIIHALEIENERLGKDNVNISSQMSNSGGDHDCSATSHSGEENGDMSYDGRRRRTPNDSEDDGTEGVKRMRGLQDLGMGVVSKRSVQTEGRHENASILDINTESGMPNGSLSNGSKSPSSLRRKRSVVATANELLRRKSRSKPLTKVLESTEMVCIPVAGDLLPKSSASSLQLSDGKVPEIEQNESKRGLSTDHTRVSCEIDAYTDAPEQATVSSSINTMKENEIPSKSELLENGSSKKIYDVRPAGEEKRSLGKSAVLAPCSSGRPEIGAVGRQSTRTSQAEAVSLRNEKLNDTAPTSSAVVHDIGQSIEKGSSKWQSKGKRNSRKTSRDRKHNSRKYMNIDDLSNTSLAGIRRSDVLCHVSDLKRNCNGINGSATFNHTLQGRSKQVAELSAGPPQRSLPYRQSRSLVPARYQTSDSISHSTCSDAALYDVKLEVKTKYRTQHVPLVSLTSKLNGKAIVGHPLIVKALDDGYSDILFDNMECDLEGGEAAERNVEIRKIPTKHLGSPKSSPKSKKSGLLQKKTRKLSSLTGHRHSGERNLPIKKSSGTVIACIPLKVVFSRLNEAVSGLARPTHHVLKTK; encoded by the exons ATGGGGAGCTCCGGCGAGTCCGGTAACAACGGCATTGATGGGACGGTGGGTACGTTGGTTTGGGTCCGGCGGAGAAACGGGTCGTGGTGGCCGGGTCGGATTGTGGGGTTGGATGAGTTGACTGAGGAGTTTGTGGTTTCGCCTAGAAGTGGTACTCCGGTGAAGCTTCTCGGCCGTGATGACGCCAGCGT GGACTGGTATAATCTTGAAAAATCCAAGAGAGTGAAAGCTTTTCGTTGTGGGGAGTATGAGGAATGCATTACAAAAGCAAAGGCTGCTGCAGCTAACCCCAACAAGAAGGCAGTGAAATATGCACGAAGGGAAGACGCCATTATTCATGCTCTTGAGATTGAGAATGAGCGCCTAGGCAAGGATAATGTAAATATCAGTTCTCAAATGAGTAATTCAGGTGGTGACCACGATTGCTCAGCCACATCTCACTCTGGCGAGGAGAATGGAGATATGTCTTATGAT ggaaggagaagaaggacaCCAAATGATTCAGAGGATGATGGAACAGAAGGAGTTAAGCGCATGAGAGGACTTCAGGACCTGGGAATGGGTGTGGTATCAAAAAGGTCAGTTCAGACAGAAGGGCGTCATGAAAATGCTTCAATCTTAGATATAAACACTGAGAGTGGCATGCCCAACGGAAGTCTTTCAAATGGAAGCAAAAGTCCCTCATCTTTGAGGAGAAAGAGATCTGTAGTGGCCACAGCTAATGAGTTGCTGAGAAGAAAAAGTCGTAGCAAACCATTGACGAAGGTCTTGGAGAGTACTGAAATGGTGTGTATTCCAGTTGCAGGTGACCTACTTCCAAAGTCAAGTGCTTCCTCTCTTCAATTATCTGATGGTAAGGTTCCTGAAATTGAACAAAATGAGTCAAAAAGGGGTTTATCTACGGACCACACTAGAGTGTCATGTGAAATTGATGCTTACACAGATGCTCCTGAACAAGCTACGGTATCTTCTTCTATTAATACGATGAAAGAGAATGAAATTCCCAGCAAATCTGAGTTATTGGAAAATGGTTCATCTAAAAAAATCTATGATGTGCGGCCCGCTGGAGAAGAAAAACGCTCTTTAG GTAAATCTGCTGTACTTGCTCCTTGTTCATCTGGAAGGCCTGAAATTGGTGCAGTGGGAAGGCAATCTACTCGAACTAGTCAAGCTGAAGCTGTATCTCTGAGAAATGAGAAGCTCAATGACACTGCTCCTACAAGTTCTGCAGTCGTGCATGATATTGGCCAAAGTATAGAAAAAGGTAGTTCGAAGTGGCAGTCAAAAGGAAAGAGAAACTCAAGAAAAACAAGTAGAGATAGAAAACATAACTCGAGGAAATATATGAACATCGATGACTTATCGAATACTAGTTTGGCAGGCATACGCCGTTCGGATGTGTTATGTCACGTTTCTGACCTGAAAAGAAATTGCAATGGTATTAATGGTTCTGCTACTTTCAATCACACATTACAAGGAAGGTCCAAACAGGTTGCGGAATTGTCTGCTGGACCGCCTCAAAGGTCACTTCCCTATCGGCAATCTCGCTCCTTGGTACCAGCAAGATATCAGACATCGGATTCTATTTCCCACAGTACTTGCTCTGATGCTGCCTTATATGATGTCAAACTGGAGGTTAAAACAAAGTACCGGACACAGCATGTTCCCCTGGTTTCTTTAACGAGTAAATTGAATGGTAAAGCCATTGTTGGTCACCCACTCATAGTTAAGGCTTTGGATGATGGATATAGTGACATACTGTTTGACAATATGGAATGTGATCTTGAAGGTGGCGAAGCAGCTGAACGAAATGTAGAGATTAGAAAAATCCCTACCAAGCATTTGGGTTCGCCAAAGAGTTCTCCCAAATCAAAGAAATCTGGGCTACTGCAAAAAAAGACGAGGAAGTTATCTTCATTGACTGGTCACCGGCACTCTGGAGAGAGGAATCTACCGATAAAGAAGTCGAGCGGTACGGTAATAGCTTGTATCCCCCTTAAAGTAGTTTTCAGTAGGTTAAATGAAGCAGTGAGTGGTTTAGCGCGGCCAACACATCATGTGTTAAAAACCAAGTGA
- the LOC126798324 gene encoding uncharacterized protein At1g51745-like isoform X1 → MGSSGESGNNGIDGTVGTLVWVRRRNGSWWPGRIVGLDELTEEFVVSPRSGTPVKLLGRDDASVDWYNLEKSKRVKAFRCGEYEECITKAKAAAANPNKKAVKYARREDAIIHALEIENERLGKDNVNISSQMSNSGGDHDCSATSHSGEENGDMSYDVSLSEANSDSALELSQSGISFEEPNHISSSKLQSLQGRRRRTPNDSEDDGTEGVKRMRGLQDLGMGVVSKRSVQTEGRHENASILDINTESGMPNGSLSNGSKSPSSLRRKRSVVATANELLRRKSRSKPLTKVLESTEMVCIPVAGDLLPKSSASSLQLSDGKVPEIEQNESKRGLSTDHTRVSCEIDAYTDAPEQATVSSSINTMKENEIPSKSELLENGSSKKIYDVRPAGEEKRSLGKSAVLAPCSSGRPEIGAVGRQSTRTSQAEAVSLRNEKLNDTAPTSSAVVHDIGQSIEKGSSKWQSKGKRNSRKTSRDRKHNSRKYMNIDDLSNTSLAGIRRSDVLCHVSDLKRNCNGINGSATFNHTLQGRSKQVAELSAGPPQRSLPYRQSRSLVPARYQTSDSISHSTCSDAALYDVKLEVKTKYRTQHVPLVSLTSKLNGKAIVGHPLIVKALDDGYSDILFDNMECDLEGGEAAERNVEIRKIPTKHLGSPKSSPKSKKSGLLQKKTRKLSSLTGHRHSGERNLPIKKSSGTVIACIPLKVVFSRLNEAVSGLARPTHHVLKTK, encoded by the exons ATGGGGAGCTCCGGCGAGTCCGGTAACAACGGCATTGATGGGACGGTGGGTACGTTGGTTTGGGTCCGGCGGAGAAACGGGTCGTGGTGGCCGGGTCGGATTGTGGGGTTGGATGAGTTGACTGAGGAGTTTGTGGTTTCGCCTAGAAGTGGTACTCCGGTGAAGCTTCTCGGCCGTGATGACGCCAGCGT GGACTGGTATAATCTTGAAAAATCCAAGAGAGTGAAAGCTTTTCGTTGTGGGGAGTATGAGGAATGCATTACAAAAGCAAAGGCTGCTGCAGCTAACCCCAACAAGAAGGCAGTGAAATATGCACGAAGGGAAGACGCCATTATTCATGCTCTTGAGATTGAGAATGAGCGCCTAGGCAAGGATAATGTAAATATCAGTTCTCAAATGAGTAATTCAGGTGGTGACCACGATTGCTCAGCCACATCTCACTCTGGCGAGGAGAATGGAGATATGTCTTATGATGTGAGTCTTTCTGAAGCAAATTCAGACTCTGCTCTGGAATTATCTCAATCTGGTATATCTTTTGAGGAGCCAAATCATATAAGTTCTTCTAAGTTGCAAAGTCTGCagggaaggagaagaaggacaCCAAATGATTCAGAGGATGATGGAACAGAAGGAGTTAAGCGCATGAGAGGACTTCAGGACCTGGGAATGGGTGTGGTATCAAAAAGGTCAGTTCAGACAGAAGGGCGTCATGAAAATGCTTCAATCTTAGATATAAACACTGAGAGTGGCATGCCCAACGGAAGTCTTTCAAATGGAAGCAAAAGTCCCTCATCTTTGAGGAGAAAGAGATCTGTAGTGGCCACAGCTAATGAGTTGCTGAGAAGAAAAAGTCGTAGCAAACCATTGACGAAGGTCTTGGAGAGTACTGAAATGGTGTGTATTCCAGTTGCAGGTGACCTACTTCCAAAGTCAAGTGCTTCCTCTCTTCAATTATCTGATGGTAAGGTTCCTGAAATTGAACAAAATGAGTCAAAAAGGGGTTTATCTACGGACCACACTAGAGTGTCATGTGAAATTGATGCTTACACAGATGCTCCTGAACAAGCTACGGTATCTTCTTCTATTAATACGATGAAAGAGAATGAAATTCCCAGCAAATCTGAGTTATTGGAAAATGGTTCATCTAAAAAAATCTATGATGTGCGGCCCGCTGGAGAAGAAAAACGCTCTTTAG GTAAATCTGCTGTACTTGCTCCTTGTTCATCTGGAAGGCCTGAAATTGGTGCAGTGGGAAGGCAATCTACTCGAACTAGTCAAGCTGAAGCTGTATCTCTGAGAAATGAGAAGCTCAATGACACTGCTCCTACAAGTTCTGCAGTCGTGCATGATATTGGCCAAAGTATAGAAAAAGGTAGTTCGAAGTGGCAGTCAAAAGGAAAGAGAAACTCAAGAAAAACAAGTAGAGATAGAAAACATAACTCGAGGAAATATATGAACATCGATGACTTATCGAATACTAGTTTGGCAGGCATACGCCGTTCGGATGTGTTATGTCACGTTTCTGACCTGAAAAGAAATTGCAATGGTATTAATGGTTCTGCTACTTTCAATCACACATTACAAGGAAGGTCCAAACAGGTTGCGGAATTGTCTGCTGGACCGCCTCAAAGGTCACTTCCCTATCGGCAATCTCGCTCCTTGGTACCAGCAAGATATCAGACATCGGATTCTATTTCCCACAGTACTTGCTCTGATGCTGCCTTATATGATGTCAAACTGGAGGTTAAAACAAAGTACCGGACACAGCATGTTCCCCTGGTTTCTTTAACGAGTAAATTGAATGGTAAAGCCATTGTTGGTCACCCACTCATAGTTAAGGCTTTGGATGATGGATATAGTGACATACTGTTTGACAATATGGAATGTGATCTTGAAGGTGGCGAAGCAGCTGAACGAAATGTAGAGATTAGAAAAATCCCTACCAAGCATTTGGGTTCGCCAAAGAGTTCTCCCAAATCAAAGAAATCTGGGCTACTGCAAAAAAAGACGAGGAAGTTATCTTCATTGACTGGTCACCGGCACTCTGGAGAGAGGAATCTACCGATAAAGAAGTCGAGCGGTACGGTAATAGCTTGTATCCCCCTTAAAGTAGTTTTCAGTAGGTTAAATGAAGCAGTGAGTGGTTTAGCGCGGCCAACACATCATGTGTTAAAAACCAAGTGA